From the genome of Cryomorphaceae bacterium:
CGCTTGCGGCGTATGGGATCAAAGATGTAGGTGTTTTGGCTCATTGGCGATGCGGGCCTGCCCATTGCTTTGGCTATCTTTACCCCTTCAAAGATACATTTTCTAATCGGCCTAAAGCGTATGGAAAGCAAAGAAGACATTGTGAACGACTGGCTGCCGCGATACACAGGTACACCTGTGAGCGACTTTCAGAAGTACATTCTCCTGACCAATTTTGAGAATTACATAGATATCTTCTGCAAGATTTGCGGAGTAGAGAAGCAGGGCACAGACAAGGCCATGTCAAACGCTACCTCCGACAACATCACCATCATCAATTTTGGAATGGGAAGCGCCAATGCGGCTACCATCATGGACCTCTTAAGCGCTGTGCATCCCGAAGCGGTGTTGTTTCTGGGTAAATGCGGTGGCCTGAAAGAGAAAAACAATCTCGGCGATTTTATCCTGCCCATTGCGGCCATCCGCGGTGAGGGAACGTCCAACGATTACTTTCCACCGGAAGTGCCGGCATTGCCGTCGTTTACGTTGCAGCGCGCGGTTTCATCCACCATACGCGATTTTGAAATGGACTACTGGACGGGTACAGTGTACACCACCAACCGCAGGGTTTGGGAGCACGACAAGGAGTTTAAGGCATACCTCAAGCGCCTGCGCTGCATGGCTATAGATATGGAAACCGCCACGGTGTTTACCACCGGTTTTGCCAACAAGATTCCTTGTGGCGCCCTGTTGCTGGTTACCGATCAACCCATGACCCCCGATGGCGTGAAAACATCCATTGGCGACCGGAAAGTAACTGCCAGCTTTGTGGAGCCACATATCAGAATAGGAATTGAATCATTGAACGAAATCGCCAACAAGGGCCGCTCTGTAAGACACCTCAAATTCGAATAAACCTATGGCTGCCGCAAATGCCGCTGCGAAAACACGCCAGATTCTGGCCGAAATGAAACAAGGGATTTACCATCCCATTTACCTGCTCATGGGAGACGAGGGTTATTATATTGACCTCAT
Proteins encoded in this window:
- a CDS encoding AMP nucleosidase; this encodes MESKEDIVNDWLPRYTGTPVSDFQKYILLTNFENYIDIFCKICGVEKQGTDKAMSNATSDNITIINFGMGSANAATIMDLLSAVHPEAVLFLGKCGGLKEKNNLGDFILPIAAIRGEGTSNDYFPPEVPALPSFTLQRAVSSTIRDFEMDYWTGTVYTTNRRVWEHDKEFKAYLKRLRCMAIDMETATVFTTGFANKIPCGALLLVTDQPMTPDGVKTSIGDRKVTASFVEPHIRIGIESLNEIANKGRSVRHLKFE